From a region of the Panicum virgatum strain AP13 chromosome 2K, P.virgatum_v5, whole genome shotgun sequence genome:
- the LOC120683133 gene encoding transcription factor TGA2.3-like: MASGGSLREQQQEMNISFGMMNSHHGGHHHHQPPSSSSSSSMHAAAASFMSGKEASGAYDHLGELDQALFMYLDHGSGHGATHQEQRQTLNIFPSQPMHVEPSPKGEISLVLSPAPVGSKQPRSPDHHHHQQAAMEELAGSRRLQQEHHHLQHQPFPSAGAEPAAAGMTKDVKPALANKKDHRRGTSTSERDPKTLRRLAQNREAARKSRLRKKAYIQQLESSRIRLAQLEQELHTARAQGVFFPNSSLLADQGVAGKGVPIGGIDGLSSEAAMFDVEYGRWQEEHYRLMYELRAALQQHLPEGELQMYVESCLAHHDEMMGIKEGAIKGDVFHLISGVWRSPAERCFLWLGGFRPSEVIKMLLSHVEPLTEQQIVGVYGLQQSALETEEALSQGLDALYQSLSDTVVSDALSCPSNVANYMGQMAAAMNKLSTLEGFVRQAESLRQQTLHRLHQILTTRQMARSLLAVSDYFHRLRTLSSLWVTRPRAPQEQPQQGHS; encoded by the exons GAGCGGCAAGGAGGCGTCAGGGGCGTATGACCATCTGGGGGAGCTGGACCAGGCCTTGTTCATGTACCTGGATCACGGAAGCGGCCATGGCGCCACGCACCAAGAGCAAAGGC AGACACTCAACATCTTCCCTTCCCAGCCCATGCATGTGGAGCCATCGCCGAAG GGGGAGATTAGTTTAGTCCTGTCCCCGGCGCCGGTGGGATCCAAGCAGCCTAGGTCACCGGACCATCACCATCACCAGCAGGCCGCCATGGAGGAGTTGGCGGGGAGCAGGAGGCTGCAGCAGGAGcaccaccacctgcagcaccaacCCTTCCCTTCTGCCGGTGCTGAGCCTGCAGCGGCCGGGATGACCAAGGATGTGAAGCCTGCACTGGCCAATAAG AAGGATCACAGGAGGGGCACATCGACCTCTGAACGCGATCCGAAA ACACTGAGAAGGCTGGCCCAGAACAGGGAGGCAGCAAGGAAAAGCAGGCTTAGGAAGAAG GCTTACATCCAGCAGCTGGAGTCCAGCAGGATCAGGCTAGCTCAGCTCGAACAAGAACTTCACACTGCAAGAGCTCAG GGAGTCTTCTTCCCCAACAGCAGCCTCCTCGCCGACCAAGGCGTCGCCGGCAAAGGCGTCCCCATCGGCGGCATCGACGGCCTCAGCTCAG AGGCGGCGATGTTCGACGTGGAGTACGGGCGGTGGCAGGAAGAGCACTACCGGCTGATGTACGAGCTGCGGGCGGCGCTGCAGCAGCACCTGCCGGAGGGGGAGCTGCAGATGTACGTGGAGAGCTGCCTGGCGCACCACGACGAGATGATGGGCATCAAGGAGGGCGCCATCAAGGGCGACGTCTTCCACCTCATCTCCGGCGTCTGGAGGAGCCCCGCCGAGCGCTGCTTCCTCTGGCTCGGCGGCTTCCGCCCCTCCGAGGTCATCAAG ATGCTGCTGAGCCACGTGGAGCCCCTGACGGAGCAGCAGATCGTGGGCGTGTACGGGCTGCAGCAGTCGGCGCTGGAGACGGAGGAGGCGCTGAGCCAGGGCCTGGACGCGCTCTACCAGTCGCTCTCCGACACCGTCGTCTCCGACGCGCTCAGCTGCCCCTCCAACGTCGCCAACTACATGGGCCAGATGGCCGCCGCCATGAACAAGCTCTCCACCCTCGAGGGCTTCGTCAGACAA GCGGAGAGCCTTCGGCAGCAGACGCTGCACCGGCTGCACCAGATCCTGACGACGCGGCAGATGGCGCGGTCGCTGCTGGCGGTGTCCGACTACTTCCACCGCCTCCGCACGCTGAGCTCGCTCTGGGTCACCCGCCCCAGGGcgccgcaggagcagccgcagcAGGGCCACAGCTag